In Veillonellales bacterium, a genomic segment contains:
- a CDS encoding glucose-1-phosphate adenylyltransferase yields MRKKECVAMLLAGGQGSRLGSLTKKLAKPAVPFGGKYRIIDFALSNCRNSGLDTVGVLTQYQPLALNRYIGLGSAWDLDRKDGGVFLLPPHTKELAAEWYRGTADAIYQNINFIEQFNPSYVLVLSGDHIYTMDYALMLEFHKKNRAEGTIAVMEVPWDEASRFGIMNIGDTGRIREFCEKPDQPRSNLASMGIYIFNWKVLKRQLEEDSKEHLSGHDFGKNIIPRMISSAHSLYAYPFTGYWKDVGTVESFWQANMDLLADKPRLDIYNPDWRIYSVNPARPPHYAGVGAKVTCSLVGDGASIYGEVDHSVIFPGVNISAGTVVRNSIVMPYVQIAARVQMERAIIGRRTIVEDGARIGWQLVGDFPEITVVPEHSLIAAGHFYGPAGLIQQKQVV; encoded by the coding sequence ATGCGAAAAAAAGAATGTGTGGCTATGCTGCTGGCCGGCGGTCAGGGCAGCCGACTGGGCAGTTTGACCAAAAAACTGGCCAAACCGGCCGTCCCTTTTGGCGGAAAGTACCGGATTATTGATTTTGCACTAAGCAATTGCCGCAATTCAGGACTGGATACGGTAGGCGTGCTGACCCAATACCAGCCGCTGGCGCTAAACCGGTATATCGGCCTGGGCAGTGCCTGGGACCTTGACCGGAAAGACGGCGGCGTTTTTTTGCTGCCGCCTCATACGAAAGAACTGGCGGCGGAATGGTACCGGGGAACTGCCGATGCGATTTACCAGAACATCAATTTTATAGAGCAATTTAATCCCAGCTATGTGCTGGTATTATCCGGGGATCATATTTATACTATGGATTACGCGCTGATGCTGGAATTTCATAAGAAAAACCGGGCAGAGGGGACGATTGCCGTTATGGAAGTTCCCTGGGACGAAGCCAGCCGCTTTGGTATCATGAATATCGGCGATACAGGCAGAATCAGGGAATTTTGCGAGAAACCGGACCAACCCCGCAGTAATCTGGCTTCTATGGGAATTTATATTTTTAATTGGAAAGTATTAAAGCGGCAGTTGGAAGAGGATAGCAAAGAACATCTTTCCGGTCACGATTTCGGTAAGAATATCATTCCCCGGATGATATCCAGCGCTCATTCCCTGTACGCATATCCTTTCACCGGCTACTGGAAGGACGTGGGAACGGTGGAAAGCTTCTGGCAGGCGAATATGGATCTGTTAGCGGATAAGCCAAGGCTGGATATTTATAATCCGGACTGGCGTATTTATTCCGTTAATCCTGCCCGGCCGCCTCATTATGCGGGAGTGGGGGCTAAGGTCACGTGCTCCCTGGTGGGAGATGGCGCTTCGATTTACGGGGAAGTCGATCATTCGGTTATTTTTCCCGGAGTGAATATCAGTGCCGGGACGGTTGTCCGTAATTCCATTGTCATGCCCTATGTCCAGATTGCAGCGCGGGTGCAGATGGAACGGGCGATTATCGGCAGGCGCACAATTGTAGAAGATGGCGCCAGGATTGGCTGGCAATTGGTTGGGGATTTCCCGGAAATAACGGTGGTGCCGGAGCATAGTCTGATTGCCGCCGGCCATTTTTATGGCCCGGCAGGACTGATTCAGCAAAAACAGGTGGTTTAG
- a CDS encoding helix-turn-helix transcriptional regulator, giving the protein MTYIELSPRQSTILAIVKNHGPITASQLAEQLNLSRAALRPDLAILTRSGLLGARPRVGYYCTGKDPSDLVAGILGNIRVADIHSRPIVVRDSISVYDAIVTMFIEDVGTMYVVSADGFLEGVISRKDLLKAAMGGKSINELPVGVTMTRMPNLVMTFPQESVLRAAQKLINHQVDSLPVVEVAETEAGDKYQVVGRFTKTNITRLFVQLVEHKN; this is encoded by the coding sequence GTGACTTACATCGAATTATCACCGAGACAGTCGACTATTTTAGCAATCGTCAAAAACCATGGTCCGATTACCGCCAGTCAGCTTGCTGAACAATTAAACCTCAGCCGGGCGGCTCTGCGGCCTGATTTGGCGATTCTGACCCGTTCCGGCTTACTGGGTGCCCGCCCCCGGGTTGGCTACTATTGTACCGGCAAAGATCCTTCCGATCTGGTTGCCGGGATTTTAGGCAATATCCGGGTGGCTGATATACATTCCCGTCCCATCGTGGTTCGGGACAGCATTTCCGTATACGATGCCATTGTTACCATGTTTATTGAGGATGTGGGTACGATGTACGTCGTATCGGCCGACGGGTTTTTGGAAGGAGTTATTTCCCGCAAAGATCTTTTAAAAGCAGCCATGGGAGGCAAAAGTATTAATGAATTACCTGTGGGTGTAACCATGACCCGCATGCCTAACCTGGTAATGACCTTTCCCCAGGAATCGGTGCTGCGGGCAGCGCAAAAGCTTATCAATCACCAGGTTGATTCCCTGCCGGTAGTAGAAGTGGCGGAAACCGAAGCCGGCGACAAATATCAGGTAGTGGGCCGGTTTACCAAAACCAACATTACCCGTTTATTTGTCCAGCTTGTGGAGCATAAAAACTAA
- a CDS encoding M48 family metallopeptidase, whose protein sequence is MPFFLRRMFLVWVCFTVLMCFAASTKAEAFSLISEQEEISIGRDVGKQLEKQYGLVDDPALQERVTRIGMKLVAVCDRPNLPYSFKVLNSKEVNAMAAPGGFIYIFKGLIDMMPTDDELAGVMGHELGHVVKRHTVHQIEKNMGMGILFGVVFGDRGAFLQNLAMNAIMAGYSREDERQADQLGFLHSYKAGYNPYSMLIGLQKLSDMDPDQAQHNDLFSDHPEGRARVAMIQETMKSYKIRPTVAAAANGGAQVVDGNWQLPMIQTTRNGNKPLIRAYFAAGVLYRLSQLPDYSADKYITDSDDTNFTIYYDDEAVITLTPEDGSVQGMSAMDLASLYINSLQQWNR, encoded by the coding sequence ATGCCGTTTTTTCTGCGCCGGATGTTTTTAGTATGGGTTTGTTTTACCGTGCTCATGTGCTTTGCCGCTTCGACTAAGGCGGAAGCTTTTTCCCTGATTAGCGAACAGGAAGAAATATCCATTGGACGGGATGTGGGAAAGCAGCTGGAAAAGCAGTACGGCTTGGTGGACGATCCGGCACTGCAGGAGCGGGTGACCCGGATTGGCATGAAGCTGGTTGCGGTCTGTGACCGGCCCAATCTGCCTTACAGTTTTAAGGTTCTTAACTCCAAAGAAGTGAATGCCATGGCGGCACCAGGCGGATTTATCTACATATTTAAAGGACTGATTGACATGATGCCCACCGACGATGAACTGGCCGGCGTGATGGGTCACGAATTAGGCCATGTGGTAAAACGGCATACGGTCCATCAGATTGAGAAAAATATGGGGATGGGTATTTTATTTGGTGTTGTTTTTGGCGACCGGGGCGCTTTTTTACAAAATTTGGCGATGAATGCGATTATGGCCGGCTACAGTCGGGAAGATGAGCGTCAGGCCGATCAGCTGGGTTTCCTCCATTCCTATAAAGCCGGCTACAATCCTTACAGTATGCTGATCGGGCTGCAGAAATTATCGGATATGGACCCGGATCAGGCTCAGCATAATGATTTATTTTCCGATCATCCGGAGGGCCGGGCGCGGGTGGCTATGATTCAGGAGACAATGAAAAGCTACAAAATTCGTCCCACCGTCGCGGCGGCTGCCAACGGAGGAGCTCAGGTGGTGGATGGCAACTGGCAGCTGCCGATGATCCAGACGACGAGGAATGGCAATAAACCTCTTATCCGGGCCTATTTTGCCGCCGGTGTTTTGTATCGGTTGTCCCAACTGCCGGATTATAGCGCCGATAAATATATTACGGACAGTGATGATACGAATTTTACGATTTATTATGACGACGAAGCGGTCATTACCCTTACGCCAGAGGATGGCAGTGTTCAGGGAATGAGCGCTATGGATCTGGCAAGCCTGTATATCAACAGCCTGCAGCAATGGAACCGTTAG
- the glgD gene encoding glucose-1-phosphate adenylyltransferase subunit GlgD — protein sequence MGIINGNERKELLREITGHRPLAAIPFAGRYRIIDFILSGMVNSGIQNVGILVRDPYRSLMDHLRSGKEWDLARKRDGLFILPPSSAAKIGDTGDIENLVHNLDYITSSRQQYVLLTGSSLVCNINYRKVFQFHLQSHADITMLYKEEEGVEPGYRTVLTCRKDGRVTGIAVNPPSAVTGKLSLGMCLMAKKLLVELAVGCKSRGGQDLLQDGLIRNLDRLHIYGYPYKGYLARIDSIASYYRHNMELLNPEKRQELFFKSGLVYTKVKDGAPAKYKASAGVVNAMITNGCVIAGRVENSLLFRDVTIHFGACVKDSIIMQKGSIGENAVLENVICDKDVTITAGKRLKGKQSVPLVIAKGTVI from the coding sequence ATGGGAATTATTAATGGAAATGAACGAAAAGAATTGCTGCGGGAAATCACAGGGCATCGACCGCTGGCTGCCATACCCTTTGCCGGGCGATACCGGATTATTGATTTTATATTATCCGGCATGGTCAACTCCGGCATTCAGAATGTGGGTATTTTAGTACGGGATCCATATCGCTCCCTGATGGATCATTTACGCTCCGGCAAGGAGTGGGATCTGGCCCGCAAACGGGACGGCCTATTTATTCTTCCGCCGTCCTCAGCAGCTAAAATTGGCGATACTGGCGATATTGAAAATCTGGTTCATAATTTAGATTACATCACCAGCAGCCGCCAGCAGTATGTACTTTTGACCGGCAGCTCCCTGGTGTGCAATATCAATTATCGGAAGGTTTTTCAGTTTCATCTGCAGAGCCATGCAGATATTACGATGCTGTACAAGGAAGAGGAGGGGGTTGAACCGGGATACAGGACCGTATTAACGTGCCGTAAAGACGGACGGGTAACCGGCATTGCCGTGAATCCGCCGTCGGCCGTGACGGGCAAGCTGTCCCTGGGGATGTGCCTGATGGCTAAAAAACTGCTGGTGGAATTGGCAGTCGGCTGCAAATCCCGGGGCGGTCAGGACCTGCTGCAGGACGGATTGATCCGGAACCTTGACCGGCTGCATATTTACGGCTATCCCTATAAAGGGTATCTGGCCCGTATTGACTCGATTGCCAGTTATTACCGCCATAATATGGAACTGCTGAACCCGGAGAAACGGCAGGAATTATTTTTCAAGTCCGGCTTGGTGTATACCAAAGTAAAAGACGGGGCACCGGCAAAATACAAAGCAAGCGCCGGCGTGGTCAACGCGATGATCACTAATGGCTGCGTCATTGCGGGACGGGTGGAAAACAGTCTGCTGTTTCGGGATGTGACGATTCATTTTGGCGCCTGCGTCAAGGACAGCATTATTATGCAAAAGGGCAGTATTGGCGAAAATGCTGTATTGGAAAACGTCATTTGTGATAAAGATGTGACCATTACTGCCGGGAAACGGCTTAAAGGGAAACAAAGCGTACCTTTGGTAATCGCCAAAGGTACGGTCATTTAA